In Flavobacteriales bacterium, a single genomic region encodes these proteins:
- the nth gene encoding endonuclease III, with translation MTKKERFEKVIAYFQENMPVAETELHYHDPYQLLVAVILSAQCTDKRVNMVTPALFERFPEADSLAAASSDEVFQYIRSISYPNNKAKHLVGMAKMLVEDFKNTVPSEINELQKMPGVGRKTANVIASVVYDKPAMAVDTHVFRVSNRLGLTNNSKTPLATEQELVKHIPTELIATAHHWLILHGRYTCLARTPKCSECGLTAWCKYYQKNLAK, from the coding sequence ATGACAAAAAAGGAGCGTTTCGAAAAGGTGATTGCCTACTTTCAAGAAAACATGCCAGTTGCAGAAACGGAACTGCACTACCACGACCCGTATCAGTTGCTAGTGGCGGTCATTCTATCTGCGCAGTGTACTGACAAGCGCGTGAATATGGTGACGCCAGCGTTGTTTGAGCGGTTTCCAGAAGCCGATTCGCTTGCGGCTGCTTCGTCAGATGAGGTGTTTCAGTACATACGGAGCATCAGTTACCCTAACAATAAGGCAAAGCACTTGGTTGGAATGGCCAAAATGCTGGTGGAGGATTTCAAGAATACGGTTCCTTCAGAAATAAACGAACTGCAGAAAATGCCTGGAGTTGGAAGGAAGACCGCCAACGTGATCGCCTCTGTGGTGTACGACAAGCCTGCAATGGCTGTGGATACGCATGTATTTCGTGTATCCAACCGTTTGGGGCTTACGAATAATTCAAAGACGCCTTTGGCCACGGAACAAGAGCTTGTAAAGCATATTCCCACCGAATTGATAGCAACGGCTCACCATTGGTTAATTCTACACGGCAGATATACGTGCTTGGCCCGTACTCCAAAGTGTTCGGAGTGCGGTTTGACAGCTTGGTGCAAGTACTACCAGAAGAACTTAGCGAAGTAA
- a CDS encoding helix-turn-helix domain-containing protein → MDDITERVKKVMEDNGLSSSQMADRIGVQRSAISHILSGRNKPSLDFVLKVLDAFKELSSDWLLKGVNEGVKSPILNPENRSNLDVKTAPKKTIEKVLILYSDKTVEEYHSH, encoded by the coding sequence ATGGATGATATAACGGAAAGGGTCAAGAAAGTGATGGAGGACAATGGTCTTTCTTCGTCCCAAATGGCGGACCGGATTGGGGTGCAACGGAGCGCCATAAGTCACATTCTTTCGGGTAGAAATAAGCCCAGTTTAGATTTCGTTTTGAAAGTTCTTGATGCCTTTAAAGAGCTGTCTTCCGACTGGCTTTTGAAGGGGGTAAATGAAGGAGTGAAGTCGCCAATTTTAAACCCTGAAAATCGGTCCAATTTGGATGTTAAAACGGCACCGAAAAAGACCATTGAAAAGGTCTTGATTCTATACTCTGACAAGACGGTTGAGGAGTATCATTCCCACTGA
- a CDS encoding penicillin acylase family protein — MQKLFASRWSLFALFLLFGFQSNAQVRTFEFNPKQIIDPNNIDIIRDEFGVPHIFGKTDAEVAYGLEWAACEDDFETLQFLLMAAKCYLGIHLGVEGARIDYAVQAMGLHEFVEQHYEEGVADDFKLILEAACQGVNAYAAAHPEEVWVKKSFPVTPQEVIIGFMLGQSLMAGVDGVISGILDGRFAKELPKKEINDDGIGSNAYAFNSVLTDHGNTYHVINSHQPIEGILSWYEAHLHSEEGWNITGALFHGSVSVLHGTNENLSWAHTTGDLDLQDVYVMTMHPNKKKWYKFDGEYYKLETKRAKLRVALGKKKGFKITIGKKYWWSKYGPTFITKQGTFAFRMPTLFEMNAGEQWYRMNKAQSYTEFYNALRIQGIVMQNITYADKNDTIFFIANGKVPRRDPNYDWSKVLPGDTSATLWTDYLKVEELAQNLNPACGYVFNTNNCIYKNTCSEYVNDPDLFPVSIGYDAQKETNRGNRSTEILEGLSSIDYEGVKKLKFDIQFPDSMVFLKNYPIMGLFQMKPENHPDVADVISKFNSWNFRGDSTNLEAATILTMMYEMYNDNSFSVEQIRDNDSIRTEFFLKNMRTTKERLLKHFGTLDVPLGQVQVLSRGGIDLAINGGPDAIRAVYCQEREDGKLAMYIGDGLVQLVKFTKDGPEIESISPYGASNKPGSKHYTTQMKKFVAQELKHMTLDKDEVYKNATENYHPGAQRAQ; from the coding sequence ATGCAAAAACTGTTCGCTAGTCGCTGGTCGCTATTCGCTCTATTTCTCCTTTTCGGTTTTCAATCTAACGCTCAAGTAAGAACCTTCGAGTTTAACCCGAAGCAGATCATCGACCCGAACAACATCGACATTATTCGAGATGAGTTTGGTGTGCCGCACATTTTCGGAAAGACAGATGCTGAAGTAGCCTACGGCTTGGAATGGGCCGCTTGCGAAGACGACTTCGAAACATTGCAATTCCTGTTAATGGCAGCTAAGTGCTATTTGGGAATTCACCTTGGAGTTGAAGGTGCACGAATTGACTATGCCGTGCAGGCTATGGGATTGCACGAATTCGTGGAACAGCATTATGAAGAAGGTGTGGCCGATGATTTTAAATTGATTCTTGAAGCAGCCTGTCAAGGTGTGAACGCCTATGCTGCCGCACATCCAGAAGAGGTTTGGGTTAAGAAGTCATTTCCTGTAACACCTCAAGAAGTGATTATCGGGTTTATGTTGGGGCAGAGCTTAATGGCCGGAGTTGATGGTGTGATTAGCGGCATTCTGGATGGTCGTTTTGCCAAGGAACTTCCCAAGAAAGAGATCAATGATGATGGTATCGGTTCCAATGCCTATGCCTTTAATTCGGTTTTGACAGACCACGGAAACACGTATCACGTTATCAACTCACATCAACCGATTGAGGGAATTTTGTCTTGGTACGAGGCGCATTTGCACAGTGAAGAAGGTTGGAACATTACAGGTGCTTTATTTCATGGAAGTGTTTCGGTACTTCATGGCACAAACGAGAATCTGAGCTGGGCGCATACCACAGGCGATTTGGACCTTCAGGATGTGTACGTGATGACCATGCATCCAAACAAGAAAAAGTGGTACAAGTTTGATGGCGAATACTACAAACTAGAAACCAAACGAGCCAAGTTGCGTGTGGCACTTGGCAAGAAAAAAGGCTTCAAAATCACCATTGGTAAAAAATACTGGTGGAGCAAATACGGCCCAACTTTCATTACCAAGCAAGGAACGTTTGCCTTCCGAATGCCTACGTTGTTCGAAATGAACGCTGGCGAGCAGTGGTATAGGATGAACAAGGCGCAGAGCTACACGGAGTTTTACAATGCGCTTCGCATTCAAGGTATTGTGATGCAGAACATTACCTATGCCGATAAGAACGATACCATCTTCTTTATTGCCAACGGAAAGGTGCCTCGCAGAGACCCGAATTACGATTGGAGCAAGGTATTGCCAGGAGATACTTCGGCAACGCTTTGGACAGATTACCTGAAAGTGGAGGAATTGGCGCAGAACCTGAATCCAGCTTGCGGATACGTATTCAATACCAATAATTGCATTTACAAAAACACGTGCTCGGAGTATGTAAATGACCCTGACTTGTTTCCTGTTTCCATAGGTTATGATGCACAGAAGGAGACCAACAGAGGAAACCGAAGCACGGAGATTTTGGAGGGACTTTCCTCTATCGATTACGAGGGCGTGAAGAAATTGAAGTTTGATATTCAGTTTCCAGATAGCATGGTATTCCTGAAGAACTACCCAATCATGGGATTATTCCAGATGAAGCCCGAAAATCACCCAGACGTGGCGGATGTCATTTCCAAATTCAACAGTTGGAATTTTAGAGGCGACAGCACCAATCTGGAAGCTGCCACTATCCTCACCATGATGTACGAAATGTATAACGACAATAGCTTTTCGGTAGAACAGATTCGAGACAATGATTCTATTCGAACAGAATTCTTTCTCAAGAATATGCGTACTACCAAAGAAAGATTGTTGAAGCACTTCGGCACCTTGGATGTTCCACTCGGACAAGTTCAAGTGCTTTCTCGTGGTGGCATTGACCTTGCCATCAACGGTGGTCCAGATGCTATTCGTGCGGTGTATTGCCAAGAACGTGAGGATGGAAAACTCGCCATGTACATTGGTGATGGATTGGTTCAATTGGTAAAATTCACGAAAGACGGTCCTGAAATTGAGAGCATCAGTCCGTATGGCGCCAGCAACAAACCGGGCAGCAAACACTACACCACGCAAATGAAGAAATTTGTGGCGCAGGAATTAAAACACATGACCTTAGACAAAGATGAGGTCTACAAAAACGCTACTGAAAACTACCATCCTGGGGCTCAACGAGCTCAATGA
- a CDS encoding SRPBCC family protein, with translation MIEIKLNTEIEKSAEECWQVFGGGYANIYQWKSGMTSSDAEGGPFEDSPIASRKIKASGLSFSEKLIHFSNAERAFTYEVIGMPFVVSSAKNEWKIFEMAGKATLHMHLRLQVAAGFGWLLNGLLKKNMTKEMGKLHQEFKYFMENGKPHPRKK, from the coding sequence ATGATTGAAATAAAACTGAATACAGAGATTGAAAAATCGGCTGAGGAATGCTGGCAGGTTTTTGGTGGTGGATATGCCAACATTTACCAATGGAAATCGGGCATGACAAGCTCTGATGCGGAAGGAGGTCCGTTCGAAGACTCACCTATTGCTTCCAGAAAAATAAAAGCATCTGGTCTTTCCTTTTCCGAGAAGCTGATTCATTTTAGCAATGCCGAACGTGCTTTTACATACGAAGTAATCGGAATGCCGTTTGTTGTATCGAGCGCTAAAAACGAATGGAAGATTTTCGAAATGGCAGGCAAAGCCACGTTGCACATGCATTTGCGCTTACAAGTGGCCGCGGGTTTCGGTTGGCTTTTAAACGGTCTTCTCAAAAAAAACATGACCAAAGAAATGGGCAAGCTCCATCAGGAATTCAAGTACTTTATGGAAAACGGGAAACCGCATCCGCGTAAGAAGTAA